In Sporosarcina psychrophila, a genomic segment contains:
- a CDS encoding toll/interleukin-1 receptor domain-containing protein, with product MRKISVTLNGDVKMLEIPHEKHFEEGFCIDFFISIEKLPEKEFLLLIKEKTEHIDWISFKVSGVFINLDILKKNFVNLFADCDWMTGDLLVLPQYDNAMHTNIPVVSFEMSKEEIMMKSPKKIFLSHKGSNKVFVKRYYDVLKTMGYEPWLDDEDMPAGSNLDRSIFKGFKDSCACIFFITPEFRDEDYLADEIDYAHSENRKKKEKFSIITLQFENEKGETGVIPELLERFVWKNPKHELEALSQILKALPIEANLIDWKKE from the coding sequence ATGAGAAAAATTTCTGTAACTTTAAATGGTGATGTCAAAATGTTGGAAATACCCCATGAAAAACATTTCGAAGAAGGCTTTTGTATTGACTTCTTTATCAGTATAGAGAAATTACCCGAAAAAGAGTTTCTACTATTAATTAAGGAAAAAACTGAACACATAGATTGGATTAGCTTTAAGGTAAGTGGTGTATTTATTAATTTAGATATTTTGAAAAAAAACTTTGTAAATTTATTTGCGGATTGTGATTGGATGACTGGGGATTTATTGGTATTACCACAATATGACAATGCTATGCACACAAATATACCTGTAGTGTCATTTGAGATGAGCAAGGAGGAAATTATGATGAAATCACCGAAGAAAATTTTTTTAAGTCACAAAGGTAGTAATAAGGTGTTTGTAAAACGCTATTATGATGTTTTAAAAACGATGGGTTATGAGCCATGGTTAGACGACGAAGATATGCCAGCGGGTAGTAATTTAGATAGAAGTATTTTTAAAGGTTTTAAAGATTCATGTGCTTGTATCTTTTTCATTACTCCAGAATTTAGAGATGAGGATTATTTAGCAGATGAGATAGATTATGCACATAGTGAAAATAGAAAAAAGAAGGAAAAGTTTAGCATAATAACACTACAGTTTGAAAACGAAAAAGGTGAAACAGGTGTAATCCCTGAACTATTAGAAAGATTTGTATGGAAAAATCCGAAACATGAATTAGAAGCACTTAGCCAGATTCTAAAAGCGTTACCTATTGAGGCTAATCTTATTGATTGGAAAAAAGAGTGA
- a CDS encoding tyrosine-type recombinase/integrase, with amino-acid sequence MAYKGGTKGDIINVQPLRTTKEITDMIEALSMSPNTAGRNVLLFKIGISTGLRIGDIVKLRICDVRGKSNFKIREGKTKKERTVHLNAIMADIADYTEGLDNEAYLFASRKGDSHITTTQAYRVLTSSADLLGRSDIGTHTMRKTFGYHYYKRTHDILTLMNIFNHSDQSTTKRYIGITEEEVADTLKNFRLF; translated from the coding sequence ATGGCATATAAAGGTGGAACTAAAGGCGATATTATAAACGTACAACCGTTAAGAACTACTAAGGAAATAACCGATATGATTGAAGCTTTAAGTATGTCACCTAATACAGCAGGTCGTAACGTCTTGCTATTCAAAATAGGCATCTCAACAGGGTTACGGATAGGTGATATTGTGAAGTTACGAATATGTGATGTTAGAGGAAAGTCCAACTTTAAAATAAGGGAAGGTAAGACTAAGAAGGAAAGAACTGTTCACCTAAACGCAATTATGGCGGATATAGCAGACTATACAGAAGGATTGGACAACGAAGCTTATTTGTTTGCTTCACGTAAGGGTGATAGTCACATCACTACAACACAAGCGTATCGAGTTCTTACGAGTTCAGCTGATTTATTAGGAAGAAGTGATATTGGGACTCATACAATGCGTAAGACGTTCGGCTATCACTACTACAAGCGTACGCATGACATCTTAACGTTAATGAATATATTTAATCATTCAGACCAATCAACGACTAAGCGCTACATAGGCATTACAGAGGAGGAGGTAGCAGATACCTTGAAAAATTTCCGTTTGTTTTAA